One Setaria viridis chromosome 3, Setaria_viridis_v4.0, whole genome shotgun sequence DNA window includes the following coding sequences:
- the LOC117849321 gene encoding uncharacterized protein: MPGLDLNEPINWDEIGEFEGEVHELNYDYVWDDGNEADGEDNNDQDEDGQGEGDGNTAEAEAVHGEPEAVHGEPEAGSGAHTVQQVQGAASVQQVEEAGYVPQVDAGDEADVVAFDSGTPANIKRRRYYPPECKRIMYAMCLERTTPGVLKEGVTKSVASDMGVLLRVVQRAWREGKTGGGISAFDSNKKKNCGGKKHPFNPDVIKDVPLRERQTIRSLANSIKMPKSTLHKRLQEGKFRRHTNAIKFTLTEQNMKERVRFCTQMLDNLSLPDDPTFKSLYNVIFIDEKWFYRTKKNQIYYLAPGEEIPRRAVKSKNFIEKVMFLAVTARPRFENGVCTFDGKIGIFPFTKLEPAKRKSPNRPRGTMELKAMTSVNRETIRTFLVDKVLPAVKEKWPAEERGCPIFIQQDNAKTHIAVDDPDFCRVAKEDGWDIRLTCQPPNSPDLNVLDLGFFAALQALFEKSSPSTIQEIEANVVKAYLEYPVDRANRVFLTLQACMREIMLAKGGQHYKIPHMNKGTLERTGQLPIRLQVEKEIYVDAVRFITA; this comes from the exons ATGCCTGGTTTAGATTTGAATGAACCTATCAACTGGGATGAGATTGGGGAATTTGAGGGAGAAGTACATGAGTTGAACTACGACTATGTTTGGGACGATGGCAACGAAG CTGACGGCGAAGACAACAACGACCAAGATGAAGATGGCCAAGGTGAAGGTGACGGCAACACAGCTGAAGCAGAAGCAGTCCATGGCGAACCTGAAGCAGTCCATGGTGAACCTGAAGCAGGCAGCGGTGCACACACAGTGCAGCAAGTTCAAGGGGCGGCCTCTGTGCAGCAAGTTGAGGAAGCTGGTTACGTGCCTCAAGTAGACGCCGGCGATGAAGCTGATGTTGTGGCATTTGACTCAG GCACTCCTGCCAATATCAAGAGGAGGCGGTACTACCCTCCTGAATGTAAAAGAATCATGTACGCGATGTGCTTAGAAAGAACAACTCCAGGCGTGCTGAAGGAGGGAGTGACGAAATCTGTTGCCAGTGATATGGGGGTGCTGTTGAGAGTTGTCCAGCGTGCATGGCGTGAAGGGAAAACTGGTGGTGGAATTTCAGCTTTTGATtccaataagaaaaaaaattgtggcgGTAAAAAACATCCATTTAACCCAGATGTAATCAAAGATGTGCCACTTAGAGAGCGTCAAACTATCCGTAGCCTAGCCAATTCCATAAAGATGCCAAAGAGCACATTGCATAAGCGTCTACAAGAAGGAAAGTTTAGGCGCCATACAAATGCCATAAAGTTCACCTTAACTGAACAAAACATGAAGGAACGTGTGCGATTTTGCACACAAATGCTTGACAACCTTAGCTTACCAGATGACCCAACATTCAAATCTTTGTACAATGTCATTTTCATAGATGAGAAATGGTTTTATAGGACAAAGAAAAACCAAATTTATTACTTGGCGCCGGGCGAAGAGATCCCTCGTAGAGCTGTGAAGAGCAAAAATTTCATTGAAAAGGTGATGTTTCTTGCTGTGACAGCCCGCCCAAGGTTTGAGAATGGTGTATGCACATTTGATGGTAAAATAGGAATTTTTCCCTTCACTAAATTGGAGCCGGCCAAGAGAAAAAGTCCCAATAGGCCGAGAG GAACCATGGAGCTAAAGGCCATGACATCGGTCAACAGAGAAACTATCCGTACGTTTCTAGTCGACAAGGTCTTGCCTGCCGTCAAAGAAAAATGGCCTGCTGAAGAACGAGGATGCCCAATATTCATTCAACAAGACAACGCGAAGACTCACATTGCAGTTGATGACCCGGATTTTTGCCGTGTTGCAAAAGAAGATGGGTGGGATATAAGGTTGACGTGTCAGCCACCCAATTCTCCTGATCTTAATGTTTTGGATCTAGGCTtttttgcagccttgcaggcatTGTTTGAAAAGTCATCTCCGTCAACCATCCAAGAAATTGAGGCTAATGTGGTTAAAGCCTATCTAGAATACCCGGTGGACAGGGCAAATCGTGTGTTCCTTACACTACAAGCATGCATGAGGGAGATTATGCTTGCAAAAGGAGGACAGCATTACAAAATTCCGCATATGAATAAGGGAACATTGGAGAGAACTGGTCAACTTCCAATAAGGCTGCAAGTAGAGAAGGAAATTTATGTAGATGCAGTGCGTTTCATCACAGCATAG